The Erigeron canadensis isolate Cc75 chromosome 1, C_canadensis_v1, whole genome shotgun sequence genome segment GTGGGGAGGGCGGTCACCAGATCTGTCTCCATccttacttatttatttatttgtcttttattttctttagtcATTATGTGGGTAGGGGAGGGCGGGGGAGGAAGATAAAAGTCGGGGAGGGGCGGGGAGATACTCTCCCTACCCTTATGGTGAATATTTGCGTTTCAAGccagagtttttttttaagtaacttGATTGTTCGTCTTTGAAATTTATGCTTCCAAACTCAAAGCCATTAATCTAATTATTATCTCGTCTTGTTGGCATGTTTGGAAAGCCTCAAATGACACAATATTCTCCAAGAAACATATCATCTCAAGAcaattatttgaaaacataaagCACTAAACGTTTTTTATGCCTAATCACGAGATCAAAATACCATGACATAGATTGGAATTCTTGGTGACCTTTCTCATTGTAATTTTCAATTTGTATCAATTTACACTCTTTTAGCCTCTTACTGGTTATAGACTTGTAGTGATAATAATGTGCTATTTTTCAAAAGAAACAAGTTACAGtgatagaaatatatattttttacatttagaTTAcaattttttgtcttttttacataaaattatACTCGATATAATAACAAAGAGTAAGACAAAACTTACATAGGCTTTTTTCTGATGAGAATGAGTAATAGAAAGAGAATGACATGAATTCATAAAAGAAGATGGgacgtttatttatttatttatcaaaaccTAACCTTATTAGCGGCTTAGATTACAAACTTGATtcttgtttaaattttttatttataagttttttatttacatttatttaataatcttattttattttaaaaatatcgtTAAACTTTTATGTATTTGATACGAGACTAAATCtggttaataatttattacacgcacaattataatatttaattcaaaaaaaatctaacttaaaaatgttaaaataattatttattgttGAATAGCATCTATCGGTAAAGTCTTAGATTTTAAAGAAATTCATCAGAATTCGAATTTCACTTTCTACATTTATAGGAGTAGATTATTAGAAGGTTTTGAGaatccaaattttattttaaacatgcCTGATTCAAGTtttgtatattatttatttggatATCATTACGATgtcttgaataataataaataactcgttttttctataaaaaaaaatagaaataaaaaatctGATGTTTTGACCTTCCATAATCTATACTACTCCGAACAGGCGACCACAACATTTTCCATTTCAGTTCCTTCCACTCTACTTTTTTACTTCCTCTATCGTCATCTCTCATTTCAACCCTTTCCTTCCCCTGTTTCTGAATCCCACAATCTAACAACCATTCAACCCCAACAAACCTTAATTTAACaacaatcttttatttaattaatcaacAAAAACCTTGATTTATCAAAAAGATGACAAATTTAATATCTTATGGGTCAAACACAGTTCTTTCCCCTTTCCCTGACCCATCAAGATTCCGGCCCATAAATCCATTGCTGACAAAAACCACCCAATTTGTCAAGACTCATAAACTGGGCACTGCTACTTCTTTAACTGTTGCAAGATTCGGGCCGGGCCAGGTTCAGTTTCCTGACCCGGAAAAGTTCAAAGATTTAATAGACAGAGCTGAAGGGCTTCTTTACACACTTGCTGATGCTGCTGTTGTTAATACTAATGATTCTGGTATTACTAATACTAAACAGAATAATGATTGGTTTTCTGGGATTGCTAATTATATGGAAACTGTTCTTAAGGTTTGTCCAAATTTATCAATATTTATTGTTGTTTTCAGCTTGTTGTGCTGTTATGCTGGTAACTTGGTGTTAATGTTGTTATTAGATGCAGGCTGTTgtaaagttttgatcttttggtgaacatattatatgtatgctTATAGAGACATATAGTTTAATGTTGTAGGGATAGATGATAAAATGGGCAGAACTTTGTGAATGTGGTCATGATTCCCAGTATACGTGGAGAGTCTCCTTAGCGAGTTCTTGAGTCATTGTGAACATTGTCTTCCACGTATTATCCCTGGGGCGGGATGTGTGTGTCGATTATTCATGTTTTGCGAAGGTAATATGATGGGGAAAGGACCAAGTTCTTTTGATTAGGATTAGTTATATGGAATAGctataattatttgttttaggGTGAAAGTGTTATAAATGTTTCCATTATGGTGTGGTAATGTGAACAGTTTTTCAAcctaaaacaaataattattgAACTGTAAAATCTTGGTCAGCTAAACATACATTTTTGTATGAGTTGCTTTTACTTTTAGCTTTTCTGTTTAATATGAATTATGGTGTTCTTGGTATTATTGTAATTGATATCAGTAATCATTAATTTAGGATAAAGTTAGAAAGATTAACGTTATTTCTTAGGGGAAGTACTTGTAAGAAGCAAATTTGGAAAGATTTTGGTGATGTGGAGCATGGTATTTGTAATCCAAgagaaaaaaatttcatttgtgaAACTGTTTATTCATTTTTTGTTCCAGTTTTTGAAGGACGGCCTCTCTACGCTTCATGTTCCATATGCATATGGCTTTGCGATTATACTCCTCACTGTTCTCGTGAAGGCGGCAACATTTCCTTTATCGAAAAAGCAGGTTCGTTACTGCTCATAGAAGACTAGTATTACACTTGTTTCACGACATCTATATGAAAATCTCAATTGGCATAAAAAAGTATCATGGATACAATATAGAAAGCAGAAGAGAATTATCTTTTCAAAATGGTGGTGTTGATCTTATATTTTAAACTCGTACGAGCCAACAACTATGGTGTTGATTTTATATTGAGTCAACAACTAAGGTGATGATAATCCGTAACTATAATACAGGTGGAATCTGCAATGGCAATGCGATCTTTGCAACCACAAATAAAGGCTATTCAGGAACGGTATGCTGGTGATCAGGTTACAATATTTCCTACCTTTTAGACAAAACCTTGACAGATACATTAAGCTTATTTACAGATACTATGAGTAATTAGcaaaaacttttatattaatcttgAATTTCAAACTGCGTTGGTTTCACATAAAAGTTTCCTCAATAATTTCTACAAGCTTTTTTGGAACCAATGGAATGCTTCTGTCACTTCACATCTAATCTTCTTTTACAACGTTTTGATGGGTTTGCAGGAACGAATTCAGCTTGAAACTGCAAGGTTGTACAAACTTGCGAAAATTAATCCGTTGGCAGGTACATGACGTTTTATGTTCAAGCTTCACATGCATCAGGATGGATATATGTCTCATTTAGTCATTTTATCAACAACCCAATCATTTCATTAGCAGCCACAAGCTGTAGCTGTTGCTATATTGACGTTTAAGATTGTGGTTGCTTTAGGTGGTCATTTACATTGTTCTTTCTTACAGGATGCTTGCCGACACTTGCCACAATACCCGTCTGGATTGGTCTTTATAGAGCTCTCTCTAATGTTGCAGATGAGGTAACTTTATAATGGTTCTATTTGTTGTATATAGTATTAGATACTAGTAGATAAGTAAGTGGTGTTTTTGATGATATCCATAGGGACTTTTGGCTGAAGGTTTTTTCTGGATACCATCCCTTGCTGGTCCAACAACTATTGCTGCTCGGCAGAGTGGCAGTGGCATATCCTGGCTCTTTCCTTTCATAGTAAGTATTACTATATATCTGAACCAGTTTTGATCTTTTACTGGACCTTGAATGTTTTATACTACCCTTCACAGGATGGTCATCCTCCCCTCGGTTGGTCAGATACATTTGCATATCTTGTGTTGCCAGTGCTCCTCGTGATTTCTCAATACATATCCGTCCAGATCATGCAGTCATCACAACCACAGGTTAgtctgattatatatatatatcacatactTTCTTTATCACCGCACGTACATGTATTCTACGTAGTGGTATAAGATGGGTGGGTTTGGTAATAGGTGACAACAGGTCACGTTGATTGTGGTTCATTACCAATACGGGGTTGATATTTATCCcacatacatattttttttatccattttCTGAAATATTCAATGAATATTGTGTTAGTTGTAATTACATAAAGCATATCATTACAAtgataatttaaattttgaacaaATCTAATTAGAAAGTTGTAGATAATTTTGTTGACAACGCGTTCAAAGCATTTGGCCCTTTTTAGATAAAAGACAAGCCAAGATAACCTAAAGGGAAGTTCGATGATCTTGCTAGCATGATTTTCCTTTACACTCTTTCTCTCGTGTGTCTCATACGTACCTTAAATTCCAGAGCGACGATCCGAATATGAAGACTTCTCAAACCATAACCAAATTCTTGCCATTGATGATTGGTTATTTTGCACTTTCAGTGCCTTCTGGACTAAGTCTTTACTGGTAAGTCAGATTGACTGAATTTGACATTATTACTTGTCTTCTGTTGAATCAACTCTTAAActtaagttttttaaatttatgataACTACATTTTCTTCCAtgtttttttgggtaaagggatACCCCGATGAATAAATTACAGCAACAACATATATGTGTAGGGCTTGTACCACCTTATGTAGTATCAATCTTGCTTTAAAGGCTAACTATATGTGTCTCAATATTATAGTTGGGAGTAGTTTGTGTAACGATCAGCGTAATATGTGTAAGAACCGCATAGAAAACATGAGGAATACTTGTGGTCCAGATGCATATactttttgttataactttataatattATGTTCAAATATACCTCGTGCAGGCTCACCAACAATATATTGAGTTCAGGACAACAAATTTGGCTTCAAAAGATGGGTGGTGCTAATAATCCagcaaaaaaaattaactttgaaGCTCTTAAGGAAGAACAAACCAAAGTTCAGGAGCCTGTGTTTCGAAGTACATCAGTTAAAGAACCGCCCAAAACAGAGAAGACGGATGCACAAGGCTATCGTCCTGGTGAGAGGTCAGTAGTGTGTTCTTTTCTAAAAGGCTAAAACTCACTTAAGATATTAGGTAGTAGAGGTGTCATGAATGGCTTGATCTAGCTTACGTTTTTCTCAAATGGGTTAATGATAGTTGTCTAGCCCCCTGCCAAGCAAAAAACCATAGTTTAAAGACTCGTGACTAGACCATGTAACTATCCATGAGTTAAGCATTAAACCTTACTTAATCCTCAAATCGGATCATAAGTGCTTTGTGTGTTTCTTAAATTTTTGTTGATTTCTagatttaaacaattaaaagaaCAAGAAGCTAGGAGGAAGCAGAAAAAGTTGGCAGAACAAGCTCAGGATATTTCGTTGACAAATGAAGTTGTTAGGGGAGATACGAAAGTTGATCAGTCTCTTAATGGAGATCCTTCGTCCTCAAATTACAATCAAGTTGAGAAAACTTTAATTTCTAAGATGGGAGATGATGGGGATTCTGTTCATTATAGTAGCAGGAGGGATCAACAGAATAtggatgaaaattttgaaaaggtagtttctgGAATTATATACCAGTTTCTTACATTCCTTTCTCATAATACTTGAATTCTGTTCTTTACGGGGAGATTCATTGCAAGCACATTAGCTATGAATTTGCTTGCTGATGGTATGATTTGGGTTGGGTCGACATGATTCTTTCAGTCGTCTCTTTAAAGGTTAATCTAGATATTTGACTAAGAGTGAAACTACTCTTATGGTTTCTCTTTGCAAGCTAACCTATATTCTTTTGGAAACCACAATAGAATACTGTAGTTTGTAAAAATGAGGGTTTTGGACATGATTGAAGTGTAAATGCAAAAGTAACCAGCATTGGTGACtcattttcttcaaatatagaatttttttttgtatttccaCAAGAACAATGGTTTTTTTGCAATCAAAACATAAGTACTGTTTGAGGAGTCAATCACTCAATTAATATCAATTTAAAAGTTGTAACTCCTTTGGGGTCATATTAGGGATGTTATTAACGTTCTTATCATTACGTTTACTTTACAGGAAAAAGCAGCTGCTTATACCACAGAAAACAAAAGCTCCGCTGAGGACAAAAATCAGGAAGAATGAGCATGAGCAACCGATCAAATTAGCAGAACGGTTGTACCTTACCAGATCCACGTACAAGTTTACTACCAAATAATGGGAGTACAAAATGAACATGATTTACGCCGTGAACATGAAACCATATATGCATACAATCATGTTCCAATTGAATATACGAAAGGTCAAGTGTAGATACATATTCTATTCCAGAGTATGACAAAGTTTCATGGGAGTAGTATAGATACAAGGTTGGGATATATCCTGTTAAGGTTGAGTTTCAAGAATAGTTAGGTTATGAAAACTTAGATTGTGGGGTATGAAATTCCTCCCAGTATTGCGTAGACgttctttctaccatctttttGTGTATGCCTGATTCCTATTTGTTTTAATGCACTTGCTTACATCGACAAAAATGTATACTTAGGACAAtctacgttttttttttcttttcgtcGAATGCGAAGTAACATCGTGTACAGTAACTTTTCTTATGGACTACCATGACAATACAGATGCTGAATGCTTCTGCACATAGGTTACAAGATGTTTGGTTCAGGTCATTGAATACAACTTTAAAAACGATAGAAATAGTTGAAATATAAGTTTAATTCAAATTACTTGTAACAAATAATaatttctcattttaattttattctgGGCATGTTTATgatattaataagaaaaaatccCAGTTGAACCTGAACAGATAAAAATTGTCAACTTGAATAGTTTATATGAAAATGGGTCAAAGTTTACTCTAATGAACGACCAGGGAATAACACAAAAAGAACGGCCAGGGAATAACACAAAATTGACtcatttataagtaaattgATTGATTTTTTCCAGATAAACAGCAATGGAAAAGCATATAATGGTGGTATTTTCAATAGTGCTTGTAAAACATTTTGTAGGTAAACATCACAAATATCTTTCTTTGCTAGTACATGCGATTAAGTGtgcaaaacaaatacaaaattcgTGTTGGAGTGAAATTTCTTGACAAACAATTGATTTAGATTGTGAACATATACTTGTTTATCATCCGAAGTCATTCAGATTTAAATACAAAACACTTGcttgaaataaaatttcaaatgaGCCTCAGTTCATATTCGCCTGCCATTGTTATATATCTCACCCATGGAAGAGCCTGATAACCGCTTTTTTCAATGATCTTTAGATAACGGACCTACAAGCGCCAAACAACAATGTTTAATTAGCTAAATTCAAGTCATGTCAACTATGAAGCCTAACATtaattataaagttaaaatgaagcCATCTTTCATGttatatactaataaatttAATAGAGATCTAAACTTATAGCTACAATCATTGATTTAATGTGTTGAACCATTAAAATATCGAGTCAAATACTCAAATTTAATATActattcaaaattcaaatcagTAAATCAAGACATTGCACAAGGTCCCATTACACACTCAAAATCCATAACAATGTTATAATAGATAcgaaaaaaaatagataaacatGTTACACGCTTCTTCTAAAGAGCAACAAATATCAATCAGCTATATACACTTCTCTTTTTATCAAAGAACATGGcattgattttaaaaaatggttGAGAGCTGGGATAGCACTTCCTTTGTCAAGTCTCAAATTCAAGATTTATGTTAAGTTAGTGTGATTACAATTGATGACTAAGATCTAGTTATAACTGTGAAGGTATAaacatgtaatgaaaaatatTATAGGTAGCAATTTGGACCAGTTTACTTATGGATGGGTAAATGTGGAATAAGTTTAACTAAAAAGGAAACACTTCAAATGAGTTGAATGGGGGAATTTAAGGAAGGCTTACTTGAATTCCTGAAACTGTAAAATATGGTATCTCAAACTTCACACGAATAGGAGCTTTTCTCTCAGGAACCGCTTCTTCGGCTGTAATACTGGGAAGTTTGAACTCAGCTCTCAACATGTATTCCTGAAACATCAACATACATCAGAGTTACAAATATCCAAAGAGTTGACTAATGAGTAATGACCGAGATCAGTTCAGAGGTTTGACTTGACATggtaaaaacattaaattacaATACATAAATTATCAACATATAAGGTGGTAGGCAGGAAGGGCTGAAAAAAGAAAGTAGGTTTACCTTGCCACCAGGAAATGATTTTATTTTCCAGCTAAGTGCATCACTTTCTGGTGCATAGGCAGCTGATCCCATAGAAGTCCGAACATTTGGATTGGTAGCATCAGCAGGCACCGGCAATTCAATCTCAACATTTGTTGCAGTGCtgtcaattcaaatgtttaaacACTCGGGAGTGAAAATCCATTAACtcacattttttaatttttagtaagCTAGAAGTAGTGAGGTGACCAGTTTGGGTCACAGGTCAAATTTGCTGGTCCCTGCCAGGTTGACCGAAAACATTTTTTGTACATTTAAAGAAAACTTAtatacttaaaagttaaaactaatCTTCGAATAAAATTAAGGAGCTTCTGTGCATTGAAATTGCTTGCCGAGCTACTTTTTGCCTATTTGGCCCATGGTACCTATTCCCCTTTAGCTATATGTTTTATTTGACATATTTAAGATAAAAACACAGCCCAAATTGACCCCGAGAGTAAACAAGCTGAAGGCCACCACTATAGTAAACCCATGCAGCCATGGATGAGAGCAATATGGCCAGAGATGTGGAAAATAAGacattaaataataatttttacctACGCTCCTTAAACTGGCTACGAGCTTTCACCGTTATCTCCATACGGCTTCTAGAATGCCTTTCGATATGAGCTTCCACCCATATCAGAGGTTTTACCTGAAgattattaaattcaaaatCAGAAAACATGGGGAGAAATTATTTGTTGAGGCTGAAATAGAAACACAAGAACCTGAGTACTAAGCCGATATGTCATGAGGTCAAAAGCTCCATCAGGAGGTACAAAAGATATTGTGCGATCATTTTCAAAACGAGCCAGGCGCACACACCTATTCCAATATAAAAGCACATTAGCTATAAACTAATAGCAGATGCAGGTGAATGGATGTATGTGCAAAGAAATGGTTAAATATTATATGTGAAATATGGGAAAAAGGCCAAATGGAtaattttggtttggtttgggttAGCCCATAACATTTCCCCCCTAATGTTATTGGTGAGTAACTTTCTGAACaagatgatttaggaggttaCACTTTGAACGGCTTTTGACCCATTCAACCTGTTATAGATAAAACAGCATCTGAGTTGAACCATTCATAACTATTGGGTCGAAATTTCCACCTCTAAATAAGATGAGTAATGTTTAGACTACTTTGTACTCCCAAATATGTAACAAAGAAGGGTTGACCATCATACTGATGAAACTTGATGTCATCCAAGTCAATGGCTTTTCCCTTAGAAGATCGTCCTTGTGCTTCCAACAATACTCTATCATTCAGTCCAAGCTTACACTCAGGCATACCACTGCAAGTCATGAAACATCACCGTTTAGTAGTTGCAAAAGATGTATGGGTTTCTATGAGATGTTTTaaatagggattagtttcctggaatgtaagaaactttgaacaaatgtctatagtagaaaataactgaagttgtgtgtattgtatgtaagcaactcaaaaaaatgtttattgtatgtaagaatttcatttcaaccaattaaaatctgacaagtggcacctgtacaTGGTTGCCACGtaagttttcttacatacaaaaaacattttttcgagttgcttacatacaatacacacaactttagttatttcctactatagacaattggtcaaagatagttacattccaggaaactaatcccttttaAATAACATATAAATGAGTTAGATATTACTAGGAATGTGCAAACATTATACGGGGCagacaaaaacaaacaaaaaaactgGGACTGAACTGCAGCCAGGTATGCATTCAGTTTGGTTCCTCGATtctatataatttcaaaaactgtCTGGTCCTGTCTAGAAGTTGAACCGAACCTGTGATTAAATTAAACGTATCTCAACGTTGAAATGGCGTTGCTCCATTCATAATTTTAGCTTATAAAGTTCCAAAGTTTGTATTTGGTTACGAATCTAACATCTACCACTATACAATCCATAACTGCCAACTGTACATCCAGGTTGTTAACTCAGCCACTCAAGCAAACTCATATGTTACTGATATAGAACTGATATGGGGCAAACATGCAAGAAAATCACTATCCCGTTTAATCAAATATAGGTACATTGTTAAACTCAGATATCTACATAAAGTGTGTCTCCCATTTCCACCTCAAACAAAATAAGTTTCAAAATAAGACTAGAAGTTAAAAATATAGCTATTTATGCATCAACAGAACAAACTAATAATAATCCCGTCAGCTGATCAGCTTATAGAAGCCATGGTTATTCAACATTTCACAATAAAACAAGAAGAAAGGCTGGTAACAAGATAGTATGTGGCAGAGATAGAAACATAATGTAGAATGGTATCCAGAGGGAGTTTAAACATAGATGCGAAAACAAGTGCTTGAAAAATTCTGACCTGCAGCCTTATATTTGTAATAGCTTAGTTTTCTTTCAGCTACATGTATGCTTTATTGTTCCAAAAAAACACTAAGGCAAGGATTCCTAACTGTCATAATAAGTACTTTTATAGGTTGGCCAAATACTGTAGAAAATCAAGTTATTGAAATATTTCCTAATTTCAATATGATCAGGGAGAGGGAGAAAACCTAGAATAGGCTCCTTAGCAACTATA includes the following:
- the LOC122585069 gene encoding ALBINO3-like protein 1, chloroplastic — protein: MTNLISYGSNTVLSPFPDPSRFRPINPLLTKTTQFVKTHKLGTATSLTVARFGPGQVQFPDPEKFKDLIDRAEGLLYTLADAAVVNTNDSGITNTKQNNDWFSGIANYMETVLKFLKDGLSTLHVPYAYGFAIILLTVLVKAATFPLSKKQVESAMAMRSLQPQIKAIQERYAGDQERIQLETARLYKLAKINPLAGCLPTLATIPVWIGLYRALSNVADEGLLAEGFFWIPSLAGPTTIAARQSGSGISWLFPFIDGHPPLGWSDTFAYLVLPVLLVISQYISVQIMQSSQPQSDDPNMKTSQTITKFLPLMIGYFALSVPSGLSLYWLTNNILSSGQQIWLQKMGGANNPAKKINFEALKEEQTKVQEPVFRSTSVKEPPKTEKTDAQGYRPGERFKQLKEQEARRKQKKLAEQAQDISLTNEVVRGDTKVDQSLNGDPSSSNYNQVEKTLISKMGDDGDSVHYSSRRDQQNMDENFEKEKAAAYTTENKSSAEDKNQEE
- the LOC122584351 gene encoding AP-1 complex subunit mu-2 → MAGAASALFLLDIKGRVLVWRDYRGDVSAVQAERFFTKLIEKEGDQEAQYPVVYDNGVTYMFVQHNNVYLMTASRQNCNAASLLLFLHRVVDVFKHYFEELEEESLRDNFVVVYELLDEMMDFGYPQFTEAKILSEFIKTDAYRMEVTQRPPMAVTNAVSWRSEGIRYKKNEVFLDVVESVNILVNSNGQIVRSEVVGALKMRTYLSGMPECKLGLNDRVLLEAQGRSSKGKAIDLDDIKFHQCVRLARFENDRTISFVPPDGAFDLMTYRLSTQVKPLIWVEAHIERHSRSRMEITVKARSQFKERSTATNVEIELPVPADATNPNVRTSMGSAAYAPESDALSWKIKSFPGGKEYMLRAEFKLPSITAEEAVPERKAPIRVKFEIPYFTVSGIQVRYLKIIEKSGYQALPWVRYITMAGEYELRLI